One genomic region from Candidatus Cybelea sp. encodes:
- a CDS encoding glycine--tRNA ligase produces METAASPRRVTMEEVTALAKRRGFIFQSSEIYGGINGFWDYGPLGTVLKRNVKRAWWRDTVELRNDVVPFDSSIIMHPMVWKASGHIDAFHDVMVDCKVCKHRFRADHLKDRSQCPDCGSKDSFTEPRNFNLMMRTTVGPMEDTSAVAYLRPETAQGIFVNFKNIYQSARKRPPFGVAQIGKSFRNEITPGNFTFRVREFEQAELEYFVPDDGHDLEVFRAWVDRRKEWYASYGIASDRLRFYELTDAERPHYAKAGIDVEYLFPWGWGELESIAHRGTYDLDAHMRLSGKDLRFFDEASKTHYTPLLIESSAGMDRTTLTFLIDAYERERSVDPNGKETERTVLRFHPFIAPVQAAVFSLARNKPELVERATTIEAALRRKLRTQYDEGNIGQLYRRQDEIGTPFCITVDYETLGDGSVTVRSRDSMAQERVPGEALEAYLRDRLSNE; encoded by the coding sequence GTGGAGACTGCTGCATCGCCTCGCCGCGTGACGATGGAAGAGGTTACCGCGCTTGCGAAGCGGCGCGGCTTTATCTTTCAATCCAGCGAGATCTATGGGGGCATCAACGGTTTCTGGGACTACGGACCGCTGGGAACCGTGCTCAAGCGCAACGTCAAACGGGCCTGGTGGCGCGACACCGTCGAGCTGCGCAACGACGTCGTGCCCTTCGATTCGTCGATCATCATGCATCCGATGGTCTGGAAGGCCTCGGGACACATCGATGCTTTTCACGACGTCATGGTCGACTGCAAGGTCTGCAAGCACCGCTTTCGCGCCGATCACCTCAAGGACCGGTCGCAGTGCCCGGACTGCGGCAGCAAAGACTCGTTTACCGAGCCGCGCAACTTCAATCTGATGATGCGCACTACCGTTGGGCCGATGGAGGACACGTCGGCCGTCGCATATCTGCGCCCGGAGACGGCTCAGGGCATTTTCGTCAACTTCAAGAACATTTATCAGAGCGCGCGCAAGCGCCCGCCCTTCGGCGTGGCGCAAATCGGCAAGTCGTTTCGCAACGAAATTACGCCGGGTAATTTCACGTTTCGCGTGCGCGAGTTCGAGCAGGCCGAGCTCGAGTATTTCGTTCCCGACGACGGCCACGATCTGGAGGTCTTTCGCGCGTGGGTCGACCGCCGCAAGGAATGGTACGCGAGCTACGGCATCGCCTCGGACCGGTTGCGCTTCTACGAGCTGACCGACGCCGAGCGCCCGCACTACGCCAAGGCCGGCATCGACGTCGAGTACCTCTTTCCGTGGGGTTGGGGGGAGCTCGAATCGATCGCGCATCGCGGCACGTACGATCTCGACGCGCACATGAGGCTTTCGGGCAAGGATCTGCGTTTCTTCGATGAAGCGAGCAAGACGCACTACACGCCGCTGCTCATTGAAAGCTCTGCGGGTATGGACCGAACGACGCTGACCTTCCTCATCGACGCCTACGAGCGTGAGCGCAGCGTCGATCCCAACGGCAAGGAGACGGAACGCACCGTGCTGCGCTTTCATCCGTTCATCGCGCCCGTGCAGGCGGCGGTCTTTTCGCTGGCCCGCAACAAGCCGGAGCTCGTCGAGCGCGCAACGACGATCGAAGCGGCGTTGCGCCGCAAGCTGCGAACGCAGTACGACGAGGGCAACATCGGCCAGCTCTATCGCCGCCAGGACGAAATCGGCACGCCGTTCTGCATCACCGTCGACTACGAAACGCTCGGCGACGGCAGCGTGACCGTGCGCTCGCGGGATTCGATGGCACAGGAGCGCGTGCCGGGCGAGGCGCTCGAGGCCTATCTACGGGATCGTCTCTCCAATGAGTAA